The Dreissena polymorpha isolate Duluth1 chromosome 10, UMN_Dpol_1.0, whole genome shotgun sequence genome includes a region encoding these proteins:
- the LOC127848083 gene encoding uncharacterized protein LOC127848083 — translation MVSKVTMLIFCLGMFVLAIMNINAQETAVLTSYSTSNKPSESTTTPALSTISTYSASFEVPNTTYDTVVTNTNMSLVNITNVQVISTTHMLLVNTTYGPTLNTTDAPMFNTTDLQIVSQINTTEGPKVAATDDVRSGLLDSKSTTAALEYLAVGGGVGFTIGIILVIGIVAIVIVCYRKRKQKPTRTLDKSCQTCEGMLEHVYDTIADRQETAVSFRLLERDAVAHNSQVNDYITPKHVHYEHGIAGECSSDSYDRTSDEQASKINVDSHYVNTKRFT, via the exons ATGGTGTCTAAAGTAACCATGTTAATTTTCTGTTTAGGGATGTTTGTGCTGGCGATTATGAATATAAACG CCCAAGAGACAGCTGTATTGACATCTTATTCTACTTCAAACAAACCTTCAGAATCAACCACTACACCGGCTTTGTCTACGATTTCGACGTATTCTGCTTCATTTGAAGTCCCAAACACAACATATGACACAGTGGTTACCAACACAAATATGTCATTGGTTAACATCACAAATGTCCAAGTGATTTCAACCACACATATGTTATTGGTTAATACAACATATGGCCCGACGTTGAACACCACCGATGCCCCAATGTTTAACACCACAGATCTCCAAATAGTGTCACAGATAAACACTACAGAAGGTCCGAAGGTTGCTGCCACAGATGACGTTCGATCCGGTTTACTTGACAGCAAGTCCACGACGGCAGCCCTAG AGTATCTAGCTGTGGGTGGAGGAGTCGGTTTTACAATCGGCATCATTCTAGTCATTGGAATCGTAGCTATCGTCATCGTGTGCTACAGGAAAAG aaaacAAAAGCCTACACGAACATTAGACAAAAGCTGCCAAACATGCGAGGGAATGCTTGAACATGTTTATGATACAATTGCTGACCGGCAAGAAACCGCTGTCAGTTTCCGTCTACTGGAAAGAGATGCAGTTGCCCATAACAGTCAAGTTAACGATTATATTACCCCAAAACATGTACATTATGAACATGGGATTGCCGGAGAATGCAGTTCAGATTCATATGATAGGACGTCGGATGAGCAAGCTTCAAAGATAAATGTTGATAGCCATTACGTGAACACCAAAAGGTTTACATGA